One Sulfolobus sp. S-194 DNA segment encodes these proteins:
- the rfbC gene encoding dTDP-4-dehydrorhamnose 3,5-epimerase, with amino-acid sequence MPFDFEELGLGVMLIKPKVFPDNRGYFKEVFKESEFKKMGIPIPLQVNVSYSKRGVIRGLHYQLQPKEQGKIVTVLKGKILDVAVDVRRSSQNFGKYVYTELNEENHFMLWIPPGFAHGFQALKDSVVLYFVTHNEYSPQHERCINYSYVKEWNKNEVILSDKDAKCPPIDKAEVFE; translated from the coding sequence ATGCCTTTCGATTTTGAAGAATTAGGCTTAGGTGTTATGTTAATAAAGCCTAAAGTCTTTCCGGATAATAGGGGCTACTTTAAAGAGGTATTTAAGGAGTCGGAATTTAAGAAAATGGGGATTCCCATCCCTCTTCAAGTTAACGTTTCGTATTCAAAACGCGGGGTAATTAGGGGGCTTCATTATCAACTACAGCCTAAAGAACAAGGGAAGATAGTTACGGTTTTAAAGGGTAAAATTCTTGACGTAGCTGTTGACGTTAGAAGGAGTTCTCAGAATTTCGGGAAATACGTTTATACAGAGCTCAATGAGGAAAACCATTTCATGTTATGGATCCCACCTGGTTTTGCACACGGTTTTCAAGCACTTAAGGATTCTGTAGTCCTCTATTTCGTTACGCATAACGAGTACTCCCCCCAACACGAGAGGTGTATTAATTACTCTTATGTAAAAGAGTGGAATAAGAATGAGGTGATATTAAGTGATAAAGACGCTAAATGCCCACCAATAGATAAGGCTGAGGTTTTTGAATAA
- a CDS encoding HD domain-containing protein — MSKRIRDVIHEYIEVPDTIINDIIDNPSFQRLRFIIQNGMAFEVYPNMRHTRFEHSLGTYNVMKKAVSILTEKVEDKGIKDLINNNSEKLQVLALLHDIGHYPFSHTFEMGIKIASVDIKELQGLSKYHEKVGLFVVKNLFPKYADDFDKIYNSKDNLYSELLNNNIDVDRMDYLLRDSYYSGTPYGNFSLERMLSIMTLVKYNNTIKLAFSEKGISDLEHFLLARYYMYDQIYHHRVVEGFNAIMATGISQLIASNTTNSQQNSFVSKIIFFQENEFNLDTFLNLTDYWLLSTLKNSNINVCLKEAIFNRKKYVFNEIPLRYSEERGMNRIDVTRLLESKLYNAIKQYNGEVVGSVVNIHPMGESEIYIVNKKGEITTLTSSPIYQTLKNLVKSKLVIGVCNKLNKEEIMKEIKNSLGID, encoded by the coding sequence ATGAGTAAGAGAATAAGAGATGTTATTCATGAGTATATTGAAGTTCCAGATACAATTATAAATGATATTATTGATAATCCTAGTTTCCAAAGGCTGAGATTCATCATACAGAATGGTATGGCATTTGAAGTTTATCCTAACATGAGACATACTAGATTTGAACATTCATTAGGTACTTATAATGTTATGAAAAAAGCTGTAAGTATACTTACTGAGAAAGTTGAGGATAAGGGCATTAAAGATTTAATAAATAATAACTCTGAAAAACTCCAGGTTTTAGCCTTACTTCACGATATAGGGCATTACCCTTTTTCTCATACTTTTGAAATGGGTATAAAAATCGCATCAGTAGATATAAAGGAGTTACAAGGACTTTCGAAATACCATGAAAAAGTAGGGTTATTTGTTGTAAAGAATCTATTCCCTAAATATGCTGATGATTTTGATAAAATTTACAATAGTAAAGATAATTTGTATTCAGAGTTACTTAACAATAACATTGATGTTGATAGGATGGACTATCTTTTGAGAGACTCTTACTATTCTGGCACACCGTACGGAAATTTCAGCTTAGAAAGAATGTTAAGCATTATGACACTAGTCAAGTATAATAATACAATTAAATTAGCCTTTTCAGAGAAGGGAATCTCAGATTTAGAGCACTTTTTATTGGCAAGGTATTACATGTATGACCAGATATATCATCATAGAGTAGTAGAGGGATTTAATGCTATCATGGCTACGGGGATTTCACAATTAATAGCCTCTAATACTACTAATTCACAACAAAACTCTTTCGTTTCTAAAATAATATTTTTCCAAGAAAATGAGTTTAACCTTGATACTTTCCTTAACCTCACGGACTATTGGCTATTGTCAACTCTTAAGAACTCAAACATAAATGTATGCCTTAAAGAGGCGATTTTCAACAGAAAGAAATACGTATTTAACGAGATACCGCTCAGATATAGTGAAGAAAGAGGAATGAATAGAATAGATGTAACTAGATTGCTTGAATCAAAACTCTATAATGCCATTAAGCAATATAATGGTGAGGTTGTAGGGTCTGTAGTAAATATTCACCCCATGGGAGAGAGCGAAATTTACATAGTCAATAAAAAAGGAGAAATAACGACATTAACCTCCTCCCCTATCTATCAAACCCTTAAGAACTTAGTGAAAAGTAAACTTGTCATTGGAGTTTGTAATAAATTGAATAAAGAAGAGATTATGAAAGAAATTAAGAATAGCTTGGGAATAGATTAA
- a CDS encoding HEPN domain-containing protein gives MERSLRNFQNSELGERKITNNYVSCADLLLEEAKRDLEASRLLYDGKYMEQSLFYLQQANEKLHKAFRCAMQYLFQNVPEKVGECLESKLANTSSYYPMIYAVTYYIKQLNINDIEEFLKEKYSHDTIKGFFEELEEFTEDFKFLKNVLVHTLRAISQNVANLIDDIIDILIERVIDYERQELKNYLTQKHTEEEYIRKIIEYYNYLNNSIVFNILSTFLYNYTNYISQNISNITVKIFDEKTKEEYDKSMNYVTNYVLYAFISYKMLILLNLVLSNYTEASRYPDLKTSKPTKDRIPQYISQNLEQLMNSTKLSLDFIGKLVETIKNIENNFSSICYTIKKVNISEELRKIDEIFSIHKMDLLSILNDVNKLIQKKENN, from the coding sequence GTGGAAAGAAGTCTACGTAATTTTCAAAACTCGGAATTGGGGGAGAGGAAAATAACTAATAATTACGTTTCTTGTGCTGATTTGCTTTTAGAGGAGGCTAAAAGAGATCTGGAAGCTTCAAGATTGCTTTATGACGGAAAATATATGGAGCAATCCTTATTTTATCTGCAACAAGCTAACGAGAAACTTCATAAAGCTTTCAGATGTGCTATGCAATATTTATTTCAAAATGTTCCTGAAAAAGTAGGGGAATGCTTAGAGAGTAAACTAGCTAATACATCTTCATATTATCCTATGATATATGCAGTGACTTATTACATTAAGCAATTGAATATTAATGATATTGAAGAGTTTTTAAAAGAGAAATATTCTCATGATACAATAAAGGGGTTTTTCGAAGAACTTGAAGAGTTTACTGAGGATTTTAAGTTTTTAAAAAACGTATTAGTACATACATTAAGGGCTATATCGCAAAATGTAGCTAACCTAATAGATGACATAATAGATATTCTCATAGAACGTGTTATAGACTATGAAAGACAAGAGTTAAAAAATTATTTAACTCAAAAACATACTGAAGAAGAATATATAAGGAAGATTATTGAATATTATAACTATCTTAACAATTCTATTGTCTTTAATATATTATCTACATTTTTATATAATTATACCAATTATATTTCACAAAATATTTCAAATATAACAGTTAAAATTTTCGATGAAAAAACTAAAGAGGAATACGATAAATCTATGAATTATGTAACTAATTATGTTTTATATGCATTTATATCTTATAAAATGTTAATATTATTAAATTTAGTGTTAAGTAATTATACAGAAGCCTCAAGATATCCAGATCTTAAGACTTCTAAGCCTACAAAAGATAGGATACCACAGTATATATCACAAAATTTAGAACAACTTATGAATTCTACTAAACTTTCATTAGACTTCATAGGAAAATTAGTTGAGACTATAAAAAATATAGAAAATAATTTTAGTAGTATATGTTATACAATTAAGAAAGTTAATATCAGCGAAGAATTAAGAAAAATAGATGAAATATTTTCTATTCATAAAATGGATCTCTTATCTATATTAAACGATGTTAATAAATTGATTCAGAAAAAGGAGAATAATTAA
- a CDS encoding glucose-1-phosphate thymidylyltransferase, with the protein MEAVILHGGQGTRLRPLTHTGPKQLIKVAGKPVSQWVLEQIIDAGIKDVIIILGDNNPTRVVEYYGDGSRFNINIRYVYQGKARGLADAVYHVKDLVSDRFIVYLGDNIVPYDLAKFSNFNGSASILLAKVDNPQRFGVAIIKDGKVVKLIEKPKERVSDLALVGVYGFTREIFEVIENLKPSWRGELEITDAIQGLIDKGREVEYQIVDGWWKDTGTPKDILEANYFLLDKYAVKKIEGEVKDSAIDGRVVVENGASVVNSVIRGPVYIGAGSKVINSYIGPFTSIGDNCVVENSEVENSVLLDNVTIRGVSLMDSLIGNNSRVEKGNKWQKLIIGENSAVII; encoded by the coding sequence ATGGAGGCAGTGATTTTACATGGTGGACAAGGGACTAGGCTAAGGCCTTTGACTCATACCGGCCCTAAGCAGTTAATAAAAGTTGCTGGGAAGCCTGTTTCTCAATGGGTTTTGGAACAGATCATTGATGCCGGGATAAAGGACGTGATAATAATCCTCGGTGACAATAACCCTACAAGGGTTGTTGAATATTACGGTGACGGTAGTCGTTTCAATATTAACATACGTTATGTTTATCAGGGTAAGGCTAGGGGGTTAGCTGATGCCGTTTACCATGTTAAGGATTTAGTCTCAGACCGTTTTATAGTTTACTTAGGAGATAACATAGTACCTTACGACTTAGCGAAGTTCTCTAATTTTAACGGTTCAGCTTCAATACTTTTAGCTAAAGTAGATAACCCGCAAAGGTTTGGGGTTGCAATTATAAAGGACGGGAAAGTCGTTAAGTTGATAGAGAAGCCTAAAGAGAGGGTTTCTGACTTAGCATTGGTTGGGGTTTACGGTTTTACTAGGGAAATATTTGAAGTTATAGAGAACTTAAAGCCCTCATGGAGGGGGGAATTAGAAATAACTGACGCAATACAAGGCCTTATAGATAAGGGAAGGGAAGTGGAATACCAAATAGTTGACGGCTGGTGGAAGGATACTGGGACTCCTAAAGACATACTGGAGGCTAACTACTTTCTCTTAGATAAATACGCTGTTAAGAAGATTGAAGGGGAAGTTAAGGATTCTGCAATTGACGGTAGGGTTGTTGTCGAGAATGGGGCTTCAGTAGTAAACTCTGTAATTAGAGGGCCGGTTTATATAGGGGCTGGGAGTAAAGTAATTAATTCTTATATTGGTCCCTTCACCTCTATAGGGGATAACTGTGTGGTTGAGAATAGTGAGGTGGAAAATAGCGTTCTACTTGATAACGTTACTATTAGGGGTGTTTCACTCATGGACTCTCTGATAGGGAATAATTCTAGAGTTGAAAAGGGTAATAAGTGGCAGAAGTTAATAATAGGTGAGAATTCTGCGGTAATAATATGA
- a CDS encoding glycosyltransferase family 2 protein has translation MFSIQIPVLHGKYLREIFESIRLQTLQDYEVIVVNSGNDSISDLIKEYGFKEVRRNVKLLEARYLANNESNGDYALILDETRPLRKDALEVLSKNLHDMVIIGERELGNSFWVKAAQLDKDNIMYCNSPEAIKGFALPRLFKRTLLTATLEKLKANLGEKFAQVVFPDHELIYYEATRLSNDVFVIKEELIYHYGDVSLRDIIRKYYRYGKSLKVLKGTPYSFMMSVSRKKRNVCKGGIYDRIALYVLYLARGIPFLLGELL, from the coding sequence GTGTTCTCAATTCAAATTCCAGTCTTACACGGCAAGTACTTGAGGGAGATATTTGAGTCAATTAGGCTTCAAACTCTTCAAGATTACGAGGTAATAGTTGTAAATTCTGGTAATGATAGCATTAGTGATCTAATTAAGGAGTACGGTTTTAAGGAGGTTAGACGGAATGTTAAACTTTTAGAAGCCCGTTATTTGGCAAATAATGAGAGTAATGGGGATTACGCTCTCATTCTCGATGAGACGAGACCTTTAAGAAAAGACGCTTTAGAAGTACTCTCCAAGAACCTCCACGACATGGTTATAATTGGTGAGAGGGAGTTGGGTAACTCCTTCTGGGTTAAAGCAGCTCAGCTGGATAAGGATAACATTATGTATTGTAACTCGCCAGAAGCAATCAAGGGTTTTGCTTTACCCAGACTGTTCAAGAGGACTTTACTTACTGCTACATTGGAGAAACTGAAGGCAAACCTGGGTGAGAAGTTTGCTCAAGTCGTTTTTCCAGACCACGAGTTGATTTATTATGAAGCTACTCGCTTATCTAATGACGTTTTCGTAATTAAGGAGGAATTGATTTACCATTACGGTGACGTTAGCCTTAGAGACATTATAAGGAAGTATTATCGTTATGGTAAGAGTTTGAAAGTGTTGAAGGGTACTCCATACTCTTTCATGATGTCTGTAAGTAGGAAGAAGAGGAATGTTTGTAAAGGAGGAATTTATGATAGGATAGCTCTATACGTCCTTTATCTAGCGAGGGGAATCCCTTTCTTATTAGGAGAACTTTTATAG
- a CDS encoding dTDP-glucose 4,6-dehydratase, which yields MRVMVLGGAGFIGSAFVRELNKRGIKPLIYDLLTYAGRLENLKDTDYEFVKGDIRDERLHEVIADYKPDVVVNFAAETHVDRSIYKPQDFLTTNVFGVVNVLEASRRYNFNYVHISTDEVYGEDCADENSPLNPSSPYSASKASADLFVRAYVRTYNIKAIIVRPSNNFGPRQFPEKFIPKAIIRTWLGLHVPVYGDGKQERDWIFVEDTTRIIADLLEKAEWRGEVYNIPGKQRVSNLDLLKMLGEVMGKEIRIRFVSDRPGHDRRYCMNTRLKYEVTPLKDGLRRTYEWYLENEWWWRPLIVDKFFKEDEPWK from the coding sequence ATGAGGGTAATGGTTTTAGGAGGGGCTGGTTTTATTGGTTCTGCTTTTGTAAGGGAGTTAAATAAGAGGGGAATTAAGCCCCTTATTTACGATTTACTAACTTATGCCGGTAGGTTGGAGAACTTGAAAGATACTGACTACGAGTTCGTTAAAGGCGATATTAGGGATGAAAGGCTTCACGAGGTGATAGCTGATTATAAGCCTGATGTTGTTGTTAATTTTGCAGCTGAAACTCACGTTGATCGTTCTATTTATAAGCCTCAAGACTTTCTCACTACTAACGTTTTCGGTGTCGTAAACGTTCTGGAGGCTTCACGTCGTTATAACTTTAATTACGTCCACATTTCAACTGATGAAGTTTACGGTGAGGATTGTGCTGATGAAAATTCCCCTCTTAATCCTTCCTCGCCTTATAGTGCTTCTAAGGCTTCAGCAGACTTATTCGTAAGGGCTTACGTTAGGACTTATAATATTAAGGCGATTATTGTTAGGCCTTCTAATAATTTTGGCCCTAGGCAGTTCCCGGAGAAGTTTATTCCTAAGGCTATAATTAGGACTTGGCTCGGCTTACACGTTCCAGTCTACGGTGACGGTAAGCAAGAGAGGGATTGGATATTCGTTGAGGATACTACAAGGATAATTGCGGACTTGTTAGAGAAGGCTGAGTGGAGGGGAGAAGTTTATAATATTCCGGGGAAGCAGAGGGTTAGTAATCTAGATTTGCTCAAGATGTTAGGAGAAGTCATGGGGAAAGAGATTAGGATTAGGTTTGTTTCTGATAGGCCTGGTCATGATAGGAGGTATTGTATGAATACAAGGCTTAAGTATGAAGTTACCCCTCTGAAAGATGGTTTGAGGAGGACTTATGAGTGGTATTTAGAGAATGAGTGGTGGTGGAGGCCATTAATTGTAGATAAGTTCTTTAAGGAAGATGAGCCTTGGAAATAA